One region of Wyeomyia smithii strain HCP4-BCI-WySm-NY-G18 chromosome 3, ASM2978416v1, whole genome shotgun sequence genomic DNA includes:
- the LOC129729210 gene encoding LOW QUALITY PROTEIN: neprilysin-1-like (The sequence of the model RefSeq protein was modified relative to this genomic sequence to represent the inferred CDS: substituted 2 bases at 2 genomic stop codons), protein MSFFDCRFILRTILLIAVVVLLSVVYFVFFYHGTQPDVCHTKECLRSAAAFEQNMDLTVDPCDDFYSYVCGKXADRPREKGGYSWFDERAVKISRNIMAHLETKTSRSDPKPVKQSKAMYKSCLSFDAREREGFRAVNKYMRELGLPAVPTLLNRSRNSSETYQFDWISSVAKIRRKLGQNVIIGFDIVPDYLDSNRNRLTFGDPSSPASIEFPHYEWTMLKMSEEGENDGDDTKKLVIEWLEGLIQKVHPGFDTAPFKEEFANFAEQFINFIAISKYENIADEDPDYYTINDLQELTDSHISPRQPYPIWKRYLHVLFADIPDATPSPEEKLQIDNETVQYLQKLVDFVSQQSQATLELYLWTTVADFIVEHKLNKVQSEQGCVETVHQFMGLAISYSIADRDFSTETKPRVEKILRNIATEFDHNVNDTDWMDNSTKFAALKKPKAMKKLVXFPELIMDTNKLESYYEGLQIDKRRYLENWMSAIRFLQTNELRSWQVKNNRLWDMDPTEMNAFYLPGQNAISIPEAIIQYPFYYLGLEALNYEVLGAVLGHELTHGFDNSGRQNNENGRIEGWWSKQTSHEYDKRVKCFVDQYSSYYVNEAKQFVNGSLTLNENLADNGGLREAFRAYKAFQKVHGPEPKLPGFEGFTHEQLLFISFGNQHCEVISSWAAKQLMEVVHSPSLFRVQGVLSNMQEFSDAFNCSAGSVMNPAKKCRIW, encoded by the exons ATGTCTTTCTTCGACTGTAGATTTATTTTACGAACCATTCTTCTCATAGCAGTAGTTGTGCTACTTTCTGTTGTGTATTTTGTGTTCTTCTATCACG GAACCCAACCGGACGTTTGTCACACCAAGGAATGCTTACGATCGGCTGCCGCCTTCGAGCAAAACATGGACCTAACGGTAGACCCTTGTGACGATTTTTATTCGTACGTATGCGGTAAATGAGCGGACCGTCCTCGAGAGAAAGGCGGTTACAGCTGGTTCGATGAACGGGCGGTCAAAATCTCCCGAAACATCATGGCTCATTTGGAAACAAAAACCAGTCGGTCGGACCCAAAACCGGTGAAGCAATCAAAGGCTATGTATAAATCCTGTTTGAGTTTTG ATGCTCGAGAGCGGGAAGGTTTCCGAGCCGTGAACAAATACATGCGAGAGCTTGGACTTCCAGCGGTTCCTACACTGCTTAATCGGTCCAGAAACTCATCCGAAACCTATCAGTTCGACTGGATAAGCTCGGTTGCTAAAATTCGTCGAAAGCTGGGACAGAACGTGATCATCGGATTCGACATTGTTCCCGATTATCTGGACAGTAACCGGAACAGACTGACGTTTGGAGACCCTAGTTCTCCGGCAAGCATTGAGTTTCC ACACTATGAATGGACGATGCTCAAAATGAGTGAGGAGGGTGAAAACGATGGTGACGACACCAAAAAATTGGTAATCGAGTGGCTGGAAGGGCTTATTCAGAAGGTTCATCCGGGTTTCGATACAGCTCCTTTCAAAGAAGAATTCgcaaactttgctgaacagtTCATAAACTTCATTGCCATCTCCAAG TATGAAAACATAGCTGACGAGGATCCTGACTATTACACTATCAACGACTTGCAAGAACTGACAGATTCACACATCTCTCCGAGGCAACCCTACCCGATTTGGAAACGATACCTTCACGTACTGTTCGCTGATATTCCAGACGCTACACCAAGTCCAGAGGAAAAACTCCAAATCGATAATGAGACAGTCCAATATTTACAAAAACTAGTAGATTTTGTATCCCAGCAATCCCAGGCTACTCTCGAACTGTACTTGTGGACCACTGTAGCAGACTTCATTGTAGAACACAAACTAAACAAAGTTCAATCCGAGCAAGGATGCGTCGAAACCGTACACCAATTTATGGGTTTAGCCATAAGCTATAGTATTGCGGATCGTGACTTCTCAACCGAGACAAAACCTCGCGTGGAGAAGATACTGAGAAATATTGCTACTGAATTCGATCACAATGTAAACGACACAGATTGGATGGATAACAGTACGAAGTTTGCAGCGTTGAAAAAGCCCAAAGCAATGAAAAAATTGGTTTGATTCCCGGAACTGATCATGGACACAAACAAGTTGGAGAGTTACTACGAAGGACTACAAATCGACAAGCGTCGTTACCTGGAGAACTGGATGAGCGCCATCCGCTTTCTACAGACTAATGAACTTCGCTCTTGGCAGGTCAAAAACAATCGACTCTGGGATATGGATCCGACGGAAATGAATGCATTTTATCTACCTGGCCAAAATGCTATTA GTATTCCTGAAGCAATTATTCAATACCCGTTTTACTATTTGGGACTAGA agcaCTGAACTACGAAGTGCTCGGTGCGGTGCTTGGCCATGAGCTAACCCATGGGTTTGATAATTCTG GACGCCAAAATAACGAGAACGGAAGAATTGAAGGTTGGTGGTCTAAACAAACATCACATGAATACGACAAGCGAGTCAAATGCTTCGTAGACCAATACAGTAGCTACTATGTCAATGAAGCAAAGCAATTT gTCAATGGCAGTTTGACTTTGAATGAAAATCTTGCCGATAACGGAGGACTCCGAGAGGCGTTTCGGGCCTATAAAGCATTCCAGAAAGTACATGGCCCCGAACCGAAACTTCCAGGGTTTGAAGGTTTTACCCACGAGCAGCTGCTTTTTATTTCATTCGGAAAT CAACACTGCGAGGTAATTTCATCATGGGCTGCCAAACAATTGATGGAGGTTGTACATAGCCCGTCCTTGTTTCGAGTGCAGGGAGTCTTGAGTAATATGCAGGAATTCAGCGACGCTTTCAACTGCTCGGCTGGCAGCGTTATGAATCCGGCGAAAAAATGTCGTATCTGGTAG